CACCTACTGGCGCTCGCGCTCCTACGTCGACCCCGGGTACGGGATGAAGTCCGGCATCGGGCTCGCCGTCCAGCTCGAGCAGGAGAGCCTCGTCTCGGGCGTCACCATCGACCTCCTGGGTCAGGGCGGGAACGTGGAGATCCGCGCGACCGACCCGGCGACGCCCACCGAGGGCGAGCTGCTCGCCTCCGGCCCGATGGGCCCGGCCACGACCTTCACCTTCGCCGAGCCGGTCGTCACCGACAGGCTCGTGCTCTGGTTCACCTCCCTGCCGGTCGCGGGCTCCGACGGACGCAACCGCATCGAGCTCGCGGAGCTCACCGTCGAGTGACGACGGAACAAAACCCGCGCCACCGGCCTTGACCCCATGAGTACCCCGAACACCGAAGGATTGTCATGACGGACAGCACGACCACCACCCTCCACGAGGTCGTCATCGTCGGCTCCGGCCCGGCCGGCTACACCGCGGCCGTCTACGCCGGACGCGCCAACCTCGAACCGGTCGTCATCGCCGGCGCCGTCACCGCCGGCGGCGCGCTGATGAACACCACCGAGGTGGAGAACTTCCCGGGCTTCCCCGAGGGGATCATGGGCCCCGAGCTCATGGAGCGGATGCAGGCCCAGGCCGAGAAGTTCGGCGCCGCCGTCGTCTACGACGACGCCGTCTCGGTCGACCTCACGGGGGACGTCAAGACCGTGACGACCGCCGAGGGCGACGTCTACCGGGCCCGCACCGTCATCCTCGCCAACGGCTCGGCCTACAAGGAGCTGGGCCTCGAGGGCGAGAAGACCCTCGGTGGGCGCGGGGTGTCCTACTGCGCCACCTGCGACGGCTTCTTCTTCCGCGAGCAGCACATCGTCGTCGTCGGTGGCGGTGACAGCGCGATGGAGGAGGCCACCTTCCTCACGAAGTTCGCCTCGAAGGTCACCGTCGTCCACCGCCGCGAGGAGCTGCGGGCCTCGAAGATCATGGCCGAGCGCGCCATGTCGAACCCGAAGATCGAGTTCGCGTGGAACAGCGAGGTCGCCGCGATCCACGGCACCGACAAGGTCACCGGCCTCACCCTGCGCGACACCGTCACCGGTGAGGAGCGCGATATCGACGCCACCGGCGTGTTCGTCGCGATCGGGCACGTGCCGCGCACCGACATGCTCGTCGGCCAGGTCGACCTCGACGAGAGCGGCTACATCGTCGTGTCCTCGCCCTCGACCGCGACGAGCGTCCCCGGCGTCTTCGCCTGCGGCGACGCCGTGGACCACACCTACCGCCAGGCCATCACGGCCGCTGGCACCGGGTGCGCCGCCGCGCTGGACGCCGAGCGCTACCTCGCCGCCCTCGGCGAGGCGGCCGAGCCGGACGCCGATGCCTCCCAGACCCCGCAGGGCGCCGTCGCGCTGTGAGCGTCCCCGCGTTCCCCCAGGTCACCGACGACACCTTCGCCGAGGAGGTGCTCGCCGCCCCCGGGCCGGTGCTCGTCGACTTCTGGGCGGCATGGTGCCAGCCGTGCCTCAAGCTCTCCCCGGTCCTCGCGGAGCTGGCCGCCGACTTCGGCGACCGGCTCCGCGTCGTCGGCCTCGACGTCGACGAGAACCCCGACACGACGCGCGAGTACGGCATCGTCTCGATCCCGACGCTCGTGCTGTTCCGCGACGGTGAGCTCGTGACATCGCTCGTCGGAGCGCGGCCCAAGCCCACCCTCGCCCAGGAGCTCGCGACGCTCGTTCCCTGACACTCCGACCTGGGCAGGCGTCGCGGCGGCGTAGCCTGGCCCTACGCGTCAGGTGACGCGCGCACGAGGAGGCCTCCATGACGACACCCGAACCGCATCAGCCGCCCACGGCGGCGGCCGGCACCCGGCTCGACCCGTGGTTCTCCTCCTACGCCCAGCGAGCTCACGGGATGCGCTCCTCGGAGATCCGGGCGCTGTTCGCCGTCGCGAGCCGCCCGGAGGTGGTGTCGCTGGCCGGTGGGATGCCGAACATCTCCGGCCTGCCGATCGACTTCCTCGCCGACATGACGGCGAAGCTGCTGCGCGACCGCGGACCGGAGGCGCTGCAGTACGGCAGCGGCCAGGGCGAGGTCGAGATGCGCGAGCAGATCGTCGAGGTCATGCGCTACGACCACGTCCACGCCCACCCGGACGACGTCGTCGTCACCACCGGCTCCCAGCAGGCGCTCGACCTCGTCACCGAGATCTTCATCGACCCGGGTGACGTCATCGTCGCCGAGGCGCCCAGCTACGTCGGCGCGCTCGGGGTGTTCCGGGCCTACCAGGCCGACATCGTCCACGTCGCGATGGACGACCAGGGCCTGGTCCCCGAGGAGCTCGAGCGCACGCTGCGCCGGCTCGCCGCCGAAGGGCGGCGGGTGAAGATGCTCTACACCGTCCCGAACTTCCACAACCCGGGCGGGGTCACGCTCGCCGAGGAGCGCCGGCCGCGGATCGTGGAGATCTGCCGCCGGCACGGCGTGCTCATCCTCGAGGACAACCCCTACGGGCTCCTCGGCTTCGACGGCGACCCGCTCCCGTCGCTCAAGAGCTACGACCCCGACGCCGTCGTCTACCTCGGCTCCTTCTCCAAGACCTTCGCCCCGGGCTACCGTGTGGGATGGGCGGCCGCGCCGCACGCCGTGCGCGAGAAGCTCGTGCTGGCCAGCGAGGCGGCCATCCTCTCGCCCTCGCGCTTCAGCCAGCTGTCCATCACCTCCTACCTCCAGGGGTACGACTGGTACGGGCAGGTCAAGGACTTCCGCGACCAGTACCGCACCCGCCGCGACGCGATGATGTCGGCGCTCACCGAGTACCTGCCCGAGGCGCGCTGGACCGTGCCGGACGGCGGGTTCTACACGTGGGTGACGCTGCCGCCAGGGCTGGACGCCAAGGCGATGCTGCCGCGCGCGGTGACCAACCTCGTCGCCTACGTGTCCGGCACGGCGTTCTACGCCGACGGGCAGGGTGCGGACCACATGCGCCTGTCGTTCTGCTACCCGACCCCGGAGCGCATCCGGGAGGGAGTGCGCCGCCTCGCCGGCGTCGTACGCTCCGAGCTCGAGCTCACCGAGATGTTCGGGACGGCGGGCTCCCGGCGCACGAGCGAGGACCCGCTGGCCGACGCCCCGAGCCCGGACCAGACCTGACCGAGAGCGGAGTGACAATGACGAACGCCGACAACCCCCGCGTCCTCGTCCTCGCGGGAGGACTCTCGCACGAGCGCGACGTCTCCCTGCGGTCCGGGCGCCGGGTGGCGCAGCTGCTCCGCGACGGAGGACTGGACGTCGAGGTCCGCGACCTGGACCCCGAGCTGCTGCCCGCGCTCAGCGCGGACCCGCCGGACGTCGTCTTCCCGCTGGTCCACGGCTCCACCGGGGAGGACGGCTCGATCCGCGCCCTCCTGGAGCTGCTCGACATCCCGTACGTCGGCAGCACGTCGGCCGCGTGCCGTCTGGCCTCGCGCAAGCCGGTCGCCAAGGAGCTCGTCGCCGCCGCCGGCGTCGCCACCCCGCCGTTCGTCACCTTCCCGCGCGGGCTGTTCACCGAGATCGGCTCGAGCGAGGTGCTGGCCACCGCCGTCGCAGGAGTGGGCCTGCCGCTCGTCGTCAAGCCCGAGGACGGCGGCTCGGCGCTCGGCGTCACCGTCGTCACCCGGGCCGAGGACCTCCCCGAGGCGATGGTCTCCTGCTTCTCCTACGGCAACGCCGCCCTCGTGGAACGTGCCGTCACGGGCACGGAGGTGGCTGTCTCCGTCGTCGATCTCGGCGACGGGCCCGTTGCCCTGCCCCCGGTCGAGATCGTCACCGAGGGGCCCTACGACTACGACGCGCGCTACAACGCCGGGCGCACCGAGTACTTCGTGCCCGCCCGGCTCGACGAGGAGACGACGGTGGTGGCCGCCCGGGCCGCCGTCGCCGCGCACGAGGCGCTCGGGCTGCGGGATCTGTCGCGCACCGACCTCATCGTCGACGAGAACGGCACGCCGTGGTTCCTCGACATGAACGTCGCGCCCGGGATGACCGAGACGTCCCTCTTCCCGCAGTCAGCGCAGGCGTGGGCGGCCGGTGGCGGCCCGTCCTTCACCGAGCTCGTGACCACGCTCGTGCGCCAGGCTGCCGCGCGGGGCTGACGAAGCTGGGCTGACACGCTGGGAGCGGGGCGACCGAGAGGTCGCCCCGCTCCCAGCGTGCTCAGTTCTCCAGCGCCGGGCGCTCGACGTTCGGGGCGAGCACGTCGAGGATCCGGTTGAGGTCCTCGAGGCTGGCGAACTCGATGTTGATCCGGCCCTTGCGCTGGCCCATCCCGATCTTCACGCGCGTGTCGAAGCGGTCGGCGAGGCGGGTCGCGAGCTCGTTGAGCTCGGCGACGTGGGCGCCCCCGCGGGGACGCCGGCGCATCTCCGGGGCGGTGGGCTCGTCACCGAGCGCGACGATCTCCTCGGTGGTGCGCACGCTCAGCCCTTCGGCGACGATCCGCTGCGCGAGGCGCTCCATCGCGGCCGGGTCCGAGAGCCCGAGGAGGGCGCGGGCGTGGCCTGCCGACAGGACGCCTGCCGCGACGCGTCGCTGGACGAGCGCGGGGAGCTTGAGCAGGCGCAGCGTGTTCGAGATCTGCGGGCGGGAGCGGGCGATGCGGGAGGCGAGCTCCTCGTGCGTGCACTCGAAGTCCTCGAGGAGCTGCTGGTAGGCGGCCGCCTCCTCCAGGGGGTTGAGCTGGGCCCGGTGGAGGTTCTCCAGGAGCGCGTCGCGCAGGAGGTCGTTGTCCTCCACGTGCCGGATGATCGCCGGCACGGACTCCAGCCCGGCGAGCTGAGTGGCCCGCCAGCGCCGCTCACCCATGATGAGCTCGTACCGCGCGCCCTCACCCTCGGGCAGGGGACGCACGACGATCGGCTGGAGGACGCCGACCTCACGGATCGAGGAGGCGAGCTCCTCGAGCTCGTCCTCGTCGAAGACCTGACGGGGCTGGCGCCGGTTGGCGATGACCTCGTGGACGCCCACCTCAGCGAAGGAGGCGCCCGGGACGGGGGCGAGGCCGCCGGTGTCCGCGGCGTCCGTCGGCTCGGGGGCGGGCTCCGGTGCGCTGGGTGCAGCGGGCTCCGGCTCGGGAGCCGTCTCCGTCTTGCGACCGGGGTTGACGGTGTCCTTGGGGATGGAGGGGCGCTTACGGGACTTCGTGGTCGCCGTCGTCGTCGTGCGCGCGTTCGCGCTCCTCGCGGGCCTCTCCTCGACGGCCGCCGGGGTGGAGGCCGACGTCGTGACGGCACGTGCGGCGGGCTCACCGGCGGGCTTGCTCGGGAAGAACACGTCGACGGGACGGCCCTCGGTCGGCGCGGTCGGGATCAGGGCGCCGAGGCCCTTGCCGAGCCCCCGTCGCTTCTCACTCATTGACATCCTCCGAACGTGGTGCCGCGGCGGACTGCGGCTGGGACTGGGACACGGCCGCGGTGACGCCCTCTGCCGCGCGCTCCGCCATCTCCTGCGCTGCGGCCCGGTAGGCCAGCGCGCCGGTGGAGCCCGGGTCGTAGGTGAGGACTGTCTGGCCGTAGGACGGGGCCTCGGAGATCCGGACCGAGCGAGGGATCGACACCTCGAGCGTCTGGGCCGGGAAGTGCTCGCGGACCTCGTCCGCCACCTGCCGGGACAAGTTCGTCCGCTTGTCGAACATCGTGAGCAGGATCGTCGACACGTGTAGCGTAGGGTTGAGGTGTCCCCTGATGAGTTCGATGTTCCGCAGGAGCTGGCTCAGGCCCTCGAGCGCGTAGTACTCGGACTGGATCGGGATGAGTACCTCGCGTGCAGCGACGAAGGCGTTCACGGTCAGCAGCCCGAGGCTCGGAGGGCAGTCGATGAAGACATAGTCGAAACGCTGCTCAGGCGCCTGGGCCTCGAGGTACGTCGCGATCGCGTTCCGCAGCCGGTTCTCGCGGGCCACCATGGAGACGAGCTCGATCTCGGCTCCGGACAGGTCGATGGTCGCCGGTGCGCAGAACAGGCCGTCGACATCGGGGCAGGGCTGGACCACCTCGGAGAGCGGGGTGTCCTCGATGAGCACGTCGTAGGTCGACGGCGTGCCGGCGCGGTGGTCGATCCCCATCGCCGTGGATGCGTTGCCCTGGGGGTCGTTGTCGATGACGAGGACGCGCAGTCCACCGATCGCCAACGCCGCCGCGAGGTTCACCGTGGTGGTGGTCTTCCCGACGCCGCCCTTCTGGTTGGCGACGGTGAGGATCTTCGTCTCGGGAGGCCGGGGGAAGGTCCTCCCCTCCAGCGACATGCGACGGCGAGCGTCCTCGGCAAGCTGAGCCG
Above is a genomic segment from Georgenia wutianyii containing:
- a CDS encoding aminotransferase-like domain-containing protein; the encoded protein is MTTPEPHQPPTAAAGTRLDPWFSSYAQRAHGMRSSEIRALFAVASRPEVVSLAGGMPNISGLPIDFLADMTAKLLRDRGPEALQYGSGQGEVEMREQIVEVMRYDHVHAHPDDVVVTTGSQQALDLVTEIFIDPGDVIVAEAPSYVGALGVFRAYQADIVHVAMDDQGLVPEELERTLRRLAAEGRRVKMLYTVPNFHNPGGVTLAEERRPRIVEICRRHGVLILEDNPYGLLGFDGDPLPSLKSYDPDAVVYLGSFSKTFAPGYRVGWAAAPHAVREKLVLASEAAILSPSRFSQLSITSYLQGYDWYGQVKDFRDQYRTRRDAMMSALTEYLPEARWTVPDGGFYTWVTLPPGLDAKAMLPRAVTNLVAYVSGTAFYADGQGADHMRLSFCYPTPERIREGVRRLAGVVRSELELTEMFGTAGSRRTSEDPLADAPSPDQT
- the trxA gene encoding thioredoxin, whose product is MSVPAFPQVTDDTFAEEVLAAPGPVLVDFWAAWCQPCLKLSPVLAELAADFGDRLRVVGLDVDENPDTTREYGIVSIPTLVLFRDGELVTSLVGARPKPTLAQELATLVP
- the trxB gene encoding thioredoxin-disulfide reductase; the protein is MTDSTTTTLHEVVIVGSGPAGYTAAVYAGRANLEPVVIAGAVTAGGALMNTTEVENFPGFPEGIMGPELMERMQAQAEKFGAAVVYDDAVSVDLTGDVKTVTTAEGDVYRARTVILANGSAYKELGLEGEKTLGGRGVSYCATCDGFFFREQHIVVVGGGDSAMEEATFLTKFASKVTVVHRREELRASKIMAERAMSNPKIEFAWNSEVAAIHGTDKVTGLTLRDTVTGEERDIDATGVFVAIGHVPRTDMLVGQVDLDESGYIVVSSPSTATSVPGVFACGDAVDHTYRQAITAAGTGCAAALDAERYLAALGEAAEPDADASQTPQGAVAL
- a CDS encoding ParB/RepB/Spo0J family partition protein, coding for MSEKRRGLGKGLGALIPTAPTEGRPVDVFFPSKPAGEPAARAVTTSASTPAAVEERPARSANARTTTTATTKSRKRPSIPKDTVNPGRKTETAPEPEPAAPSAPEPAPEPTDAADTGGLAPVPGASFAEVGVHEVIANRRQPRQVFDEDELEELASSIREVGVLQPIVVRPLPEGEGARYELIMGERRWRATQLAGLESVPAIIRHVEDNDLLRDALLENLHRAQLNPLEEAAAYQQLLEDFECTHEELASRIARSRPQISNTLRLLKLPALVQRRVAAGVLSAGHARALLGLSDPAAMERLAQRIVAEGLSVRTTEEIVALGDEPTAPEMRRRPRGGAHVAELNELATRLADRFDTRVKIGMGQRKGRINIEFASLEDLNRILDVLAPNVERPALEN
- a CDS encoding D-alanine--D-alanine ligase family protein gives rise to the protein MTNADNPRVLVLAGGLSHERDVSLRSGRRVAQLLRDGGLDVEVRDLDPELLPALSADPPDVVFPLVHGSTGEDGSIRALLELLDIPYVGSTSAACRLASRKPVAKELVAAAGVATPPFVTFPRGLFTEIGSSEVLATAVAGVGLPLVVKPEDGGSALGVTVVTRAEDLPEAMVSCFSYGNAALVERAVTGTEVAVSVVDLGDGPVALPPVEIVTEGPYDYDARYNAGRTEYFVPARLDEETTVVAARAAVAAHEALGLRDLSRTDLIVDENGTPWFLDMNVAPGMTETSLFPQSAQAWAAGGGPSFTELVTTLVRQAAARG
- a CDS encoding ParA family protein; amino-acid sequence: MPRPPKGNGVDHVNRGDPASILGLDAFDESTPLAAQLAEDARRRMSLEGRTFPRPPETKILTVANQKGGVGKTTTTVNLAAALAIGGLRVLVIDNDPQGNASTAMGIDHRAGTPSTYDVLIEDTPLSEVVQPCPDVDGLFCAPATIDLSGAEIELVSMVARENRLRNAIATYLEAQAPEQRFDYVFIDCPPSLGLLTVNAFVAAREVLIPIQSEYYALEGLSQLLRNIELIRGHLNPTLHVSTILLTMFDKRTNLSRQVADEVREHFPAQTLEVSIPRSVRISEAPSYGQTVLTYDPGSTGALAYRAAAQEMAERAAEGVTAAVSQSQPQSAAAPRSEDVNE